In Plasmodium falciparum 3D7 genome assembly, chromosome: 6, the following proteins share a genomic window:
- a CDS encoding histone H3: MARTKQTARKSTAGKAPRKQLASKAARKSAPISAGIKKPHRYRPGTVALREIRRYQKSTDLLIRKLPFQRLVREIAQDYKTDLRFQSSAVMALQEAAEAYLVGLFEDTNLCAIHAKRVTIMPKDIQLARRIRGERS; this comes from the coding sequence atggcACGAACTAAACAAACAGCTAGAAAATCAACTGCTGGTAAAGCCCCAAGGAAGCAATTAGCTTCAAAAGCAGCAAGGAAATCAGCTCCAATCTCTGCTGGTATTAAAAAGCCACACAGATATAGACCAGGAACTGTAGCTTTAAGAGAAATTAGAAGATATCAAAAATCTACTGATCTTTTAATAAGAAAATTACCATTCCAAAGATTAGTAAGAGAAATTGCTCAAGATTATAAAACTGACTTAAGATTCCAATCTTCAGCAGTAATGGCCCTTCAAGAAGCTGCAGAAGCTTACTTAGTTGGTCTTTTTGAAGATACCAACTTATGTGCCATTCACGCAAAAAGAGTTACCATTATGCCAAAAGATATCCAATTAGCCAGACGTATTCGTGGAGAAAGatcttaa
- a CDS encoding peptidyl-tRNA hydrolase PTRHD1, putative, with translation MQENPIIQYILVNKEIIDKKWPLGSVIAQACHACVAVIAENMDDEIVKDYLSPEHINNMHKVILKIDDTNEIKNLSSILDKESLKYKIWTEYPENIFTAIALKPYYKNTVRDYFKKYPLLRKL, from the exons atgcagGAAAATCCtattattcaatatatattagtaaataaagaaattatagATAAAAAATGGCCATTAGGATCTGTAATCGCCCAAGCTTGTCATGCCtg TGTTGCTGTGATAGCAGAAAACATGGATGACGAAATTGTTAAAGATTATTTATCTCcagaacatataaataatatgcataaagttatattaaaaattgatgatacaaatgaaataaaaaatttatctaGTATTCTAGATAAGGAGtccttaaaatataaaatatggacTGAATATCCAGAAAACATTTTCACAGCTATTGCCTTGAAaccatattataaaaacacTGTACgtgattattttaaaaaatatccaTTATTAAGAAAGTTATAA